One genomic region from Sphingobacterium multivorum encodes:
- a CDS encoding SusC/RagA family TonB-linked outer membrane protein produces MKRILPIIILVVMSYFHVFGQTIPVEGTVRDAKGQPLAGMTVTERGTANQASTNQQGSFTLAVKSLPVTLVFSGVGFKRQEVHVTTKQATAVILQSDASSLDEVVVVGYQRQSVKKTTSAVQVISGKTIQDLPAPSFESLLQGRVAGVNIQNFTGEPGARNTFTIRGNTTISPDLNSEVDLANTMSSPLYIIDGMPLSITDLASSTATGTNYIAGININDIESIVVQKDASATAVWGSRGANGVIVIKTKTGNVGKPQVRVSYYKGVTERPQLQRTLGGAAERRAKMGIISQYASWAQMGGITQPLTDSLNNSYNNATDWQDLFYTTGNIDNADASISGGNEGVNYRLSGGYYNEDGVVRNTGFKRYSLRGNFGFKLAPIIRSDFMFSTARINRKRGLGRGIDEVVPVNQGEMPSSFVGLAKADYDFYYGQYDKLKDDNQTDNINLFSKTYVDIIKGLQYSLEASAQINLDSRDQFQPKELNNGVSFAESNNRNAYTYNLANVLNYARTFQDKHSIAITAMQSFQYDKQKSAYLLGYNIPTDDIKVIQGVAARDLRGSTDFKEAGLLSYMGQFSYDYKSKYIFNASWRADASSRFGKDTKWGYFPALSGAWVVSDEAFMSKFKWVDLFKLRGSWGKSGVLPSDFYAPYNVWELSSNAYDGTTFAVPSFRKPLTLTNLTWNKSEQTNIGFDLFTFNNRLNITFDTYRKITKDPIMSFPFPYYTGYTNLSYNVPMTIYNEGFDLTIATRNLSKTSALQWNTNLNVTYNRNRIGALPYGNRSFYADSRGWNEQLLYRVGSPIYQWAQMIYQGVYSHQDQIPGNPITGRPLTYFKGNNPVKPGYPNWLDVNNDWDVWSDEDKGAADGDLVPTGNPNPKFTGGLYNEFTYKNFSFSILNTFTIGRDIINTLKSNQFNSIGSNIYNFTNNRLPDLEGIDYWTPEKAKDPNYQAGFPSIAPFGGYFYQFLPFSTMFNENGSYFKIKTITLGYLVPRAIVDRLKIGARLIRFYAMLDNVHTFQKSHVPDAELVSPQGEYSGGAYPLPKKYTIGLEVNF; encoded by the coding sequence ATGAAGAGAATTCTACCTATTATTATTCTCGTGGTGATGTCCTATTTTCATGTTTTCGGCCAAACAATCCCTGTGGAAGGGACTGTTCGAGATGCAAAGGGGCAGCCGCTGGCGGGCATGACCGTCACAGAACGAGGAACAGCGAATCAAGCGTCGACAAATCAGCAAGGTTCATTCACTTTGGCTGTAAAGAGCCTTCCCGTAACATTGGTTTTTTCTGGTGTCGGCTTTAAAAGACAGGAGGTCCATGTGACAACAAAACAGGCTACAGCTGTGATCCTTCAAAGCGATGCTTCATCTTTGGATGAAGTTGTGGTTGTCGGGTACCAGAGACAGTCTGTTAAGAAAACGACCAGTGCGGTTCAAGTTATTTCGGGGAAAACCATTCAAGATCTTCCTGCGCCGAGTTTTGAGAGTTTGCTGCAAGGAAGGGTCGCGGGGGTTAATATCCAAAACTTTACAGGGGAGCCGGGAGCTCGGAATACCTTTACTATTCGTGGTAATACGACAATATCTCCAGATCTAAACTCAGAAGTCGATTTGGCTAATACGATGAGTTCCCCATTGTACATTATTGACGGAATGCCTTTGTCGATTACCGACTTGGCAAGCTCAACAGCTACTGGAACAAATTATATCGCCGGCATCAATATCAATGATATCGAAAGTATTGTTGTACAAAAAGATGCGTCTGCGACAGCGGTTTGGGGTTCGCGTGGAGCAAATGGTGTCATTGTAATTAAAACTAAGACCGGAAACGTGGGTAAGCCGCAAGTGCGTGTTTCGTATTATAAGGGTGTAACAGAAAGGCCACAATTACAAAGGACACTTGGAGGAGCAGCTGAAAGAAGAGCAAAAATGGGTATTATATCCCAATATGCTAGTTGGGCGCAAATGGGTGGCATTACCCAACCATTGACTGACAGTTTAAATAACAGCTATAATAATGCAACAGATTGGCAAGACCTATTTTATACCACTGGAAATATTGATAATGCGGATGCTAGTATTTCTGGTGGCAACGAAGGGGTAAACTATCGTTTGTCCGGAGGATACTATAATGAAGATGGTGTGGTTCGAAATACGGGCTTTAAACGCTACTCATTACGAGGGAACTTTGGTTTTAAATTGGCGCCTATTATACGCTCAGATTTTATGTTTTCAACGGCACGTATCAATAGGAAACGCGGTCTTGGACGCGGAATTGATGAGGTAGTGCCGGTCAATCAAGGAGAAATGCCGTCTTCTTTTGTTGGATTGGCCAAAGCAGATTATGATTTCTACTATGGTCAATATGATAAGTTGAAAGACGACAACCAAACTGATAACATCAATCTGTTCTCAAAGACTTATGTAGATATTATCAAGGGATTGCAATATTCACTAGAGGCTTCTGCACAGATTAATCTTGATTCTCGGGATCAATTTCAGCCTAAAGAGCTGAATAATGGAGTTTCTTTTGCAGAATCTAATAATAGAAATGCCTACACTTACAATCTTGCGAACGTATTGAATTATGCGCGTACATTTCAAGATAAACATAGTATTGCAATTACAGCAATGCAGTCTTTTCAATATGACAAACAAAAGTCTGCTTATTTATTGGGCTACAATATTCCAACGGATGATATTAAGGTGATTCAGGGGGTGGCAGCGAGAGACCTTCGTGGTAGTACGGATTTTAAAGAAGCTGGTTTGTTATCTTACATGGGTCAGTTTTCATATGACTATAAATCAAAGTATATTTTTAATGCTTCATGGCGTGCGGATGCTTCTTCACGTTTCGGAAAGGATACTAAATGGGGATATTTTCCAGCGCTCTCTGGAGCTTGGGTTGTCTCAGATGAAGCTTTCATGAGTAAATTCAAGTGGGTGGACTTGTTTAAATTACGTGGAAGCTGGGGTAAATCGGGCGTATTGCCATCCGATTTCTACGCACCTTACAACGTATGGGAACTTTCTTCCAATGCCTATGACGGAACGACATTTGCAGTCCCTTCTTTTAGAAAGCCATTGACATTAACAAACTTGACTTGGAATAAATCCGAACAGACAAATATTGGTTTTGATTTGTTTACATTCAATAACAGGTTGAATATAACTTTTGATACGTATCGGAAGATTACAAAAGATCCGATTATGTCATTTCCATTTCCGTATTACACCGGATATACAAATCTTTCCTATAACGTTCCCATGACGATTTATAATGAAGGATTTGATTTGACGATCGCGACCCGTAATTTATCCAAGACGAGTGCCTTGCAATGGAACACCAATTTAAATGTCACTTATAACAGAAATAGAATTGGGGCTTTGCCTTATGGTAACCGTAGTTTCTATGCTGATTCTAGAGGTTGGAACGAGCAACTCTTGTATCGCGTGGGCAGTCCAATTTATCAGTGGGCTCAAATGATTTATCAAGGCGTGTATAGTCATCAAGATCAAATTCCTGGAAATCCAATTACTGGAAGACCATTGACCTATTTTAAAGGAAATAATCCTGTAAAACCAGGTTATCCAAATTGGCTAGATGTCAATAATGATTGGGATGTATGGAGCGATGAAGATAAGGGAGCTGCAGATGGTGATTTGGTTCCAACAGGTAATCCTAACCCAAAATTTACTGGAGGCTTGTATAACGAGTTTACTTATAAAAACTTTTCTTTCAGTATTCTAAATACATTTACTATTGGCCGTGATATTATCAATACGTTGAAAAGTAATCAATTCAATTCAATCGGTTCTAATATTTATAATTTCACAAATAATCGTTTGCCGGATTTGGAAGGGATTGATTACTGGACGCCAGAAAAAGCCAAAGATCCGAATTATCAAGCTGGTTTTCCATCAATTGCTCCATTTGGTGGCTATTTTTACCAATTTCTGCCATTCAGCACGATGTTTAATGAAAATGGAAGCTATTTCAAAATTAAGACTATTACGCTGGGATATCTTGTTCCGCGAGCAATCGTTGATCGCTTAAAAATTGGAGCGCGATTGATCCGTTTTTATGCGATGCTTGATAACGTCCATACCTTCCAAAAATCACATGTACCTGATGCGGAGTTGGTTTCTCCTCAAGGGGAATACAGTGGCGGTGCTTATCCTTTACCAAAGAAATATACAATTGGTCTAGAAGTTAATTTTTAA
- a CDS encoding M60 family metallopeptidase, which produces MRKKLIVLLGLGLLASANLKAQTAQDFKQTYADLAVFEDPLALKLKKGIKKKQLNQIADTTLRRVAQSILNGNYNKEYKYATYYALLNPTTLGHQLSIGDGYSKYENMTGVYLPKGKHIVIVDGIAAGKEVNLVVPNWLRKAPNPQEPTKDPKGWGLEKQEFRLQNGVNIIQLDDYGSLAYIDYFSDEPEKENPITVHFPTGQVNGYFDLKKQGNKEWNSLVDHAVFPIMDAKGEHIQTAYPIEALKQYAYGKGVELIRNYDSLVYRQHRLMGLEKYNKVPKNRILARVNYNYYMFRDGDGVAYMGDKVGYAMKMVVTPESVIKGDPCWGFSHEVGHVHQTRPMFNWGGLGEVSNNLFSLYVTRSFGNKTRVSEQNNFEKAKTNIIEKRISYLSDPDVFDRLIPFWQLQLYFEGEGKRPDFYADLFEAFRQQNMNKPRRQRSDWSSDRMTGERNPAVHQLNFVKTACEVAKLDLTDFFDKYGFFFVGTLEYDDYGKYTYTMTQEMIDACRLEIKNMNLPKPKVDLTALRD; this is translated from the coding sequence ATGAGAAAGAAACTAATCGTATTACTTGGGCTGGGGCTTCTGGCGAGTGCCAATCTAAAAGCTCAAACCGCTCAGGATTTTAAACAAACCTATGCCGATCTTGCTGTATTTGAAGATCCTTTAGCGTTAAAACTAAAAAAGGGGATTAAGAAAAAGCAACTCAATCAGATTGCTGATACTACCCTGCGCCGGGTCGCGCAGTCTATACTTAATGGCAACTATAATAAGGAGTATAAGTATGCAACCTATTATGCCTTGTTGAATCCGACAACATTAGGGCATCAATTAAGTATTGGGGACGGTTATAGTAAATATGAAAATATGACCGGTGTGTATCTTCCCAAAGGAAAACATATTGTTATCGTGGACGGTATTGCAGCAGGTAAAGAGGTAAATCTTGTTGTACCCAACTGGTTGCGAAAAGCCCCTAATCCGCAAGAGCCTACAAAGGATCCAAAAGGTTGGGGACTGGAAAAACAGGAATTCAGATTACAGAATGGCGTGAATATTATACAGCTTGATGATTACGGAAGTTTAGCCTATATCGACTATTTCTCCGACGAACCTGAAAAGGAAAACCCGATTACAGTTCATTTCCCGACAGGGCAGGTAAACGGTTACTTTGATCTTAAAAAGCAGGGAAATAAGGAGTGGAATAGTCTGGTCGATCATGCTGTATTCCCCATTATGGATGCAAAAGGCGAGCATATTCAGACCGCTTATCCAATCGAGGCATTGAAACAGTATGCTTATGGAAAAGGCGTCGAGCTAATTCGTAATTACGATTCGCTGGTGTATAGGCAACATCGCTTAATGGGACTGGAGAAGTATAATAAAGTACCTAAAAATCGTATTCTAGCGCGGGTGAACTATAATTATTATATGTTTCGTGATGGTGATGGTGTTGCCTATATGGGCGATAAAGTTGGTTACGCGATGAAGATGGTGGTAACGCCGGAATCGGTGATTAAAGGGGATCCTTGCTGGGGTTTCAGTCATGAGGTAGGACACGTACACCAGACACGTCCAATGTTTAATTGGGGTGGTTTGGGGGAAGTGAGCAACAACCTCTTCTCCTTATATGTAACACGTTCGTTTGGTAATAAAACTCGGGTTTCAGAGCAGAACAATTTTGAGAAAGCGAAGACCAATATTATTGAAAAACGAATTTCTTATTTGTCCGATCCGGATGTGTTCGATCGTTTGATTCCTTTTTGGCAGTTACAGCTCTATTTTGAGGGGGAGGGAAAACGCCCCGATTTTTATGCCGATCTATTTGAGGCTTTCCGTCAGCAGAATATGAATAAACCAAGAAGACAGCGTTCAGATTGGAGCTCCGATCGCATGACGGGGGAGCGTAATCCTGCCGTTCATCAGCTGAACTTTGTTAAAACAGCCTGCGAAGTGGCCAAATTGGATTTGACGGATTTCTTTGATAAATACGGATTCTTTTTTGTTGGTACCTTGGAATACGACGATTATGGAAAGTATACCTATACCATGACGCAGGAAATGATTGATGCCTGTCGTCTGGAAATTAAAAATATGAACCTGCCCAAACCTAAGGTTGATCTTACAGCATTAAGAGATTAG
- a CDS encoding RagB/SusD family nutrient uptake outer membrane protein, with translation MKLKTIGKYIGIASILMLGTSCSKYLNLEPQNSTYDDVFWKDGSNVDRAKLGAYSLLRDALRNSRSFFIFGDLAAGNFQVGGDYWNYTSLIKAGGFKFSYAPYLEGSLWNWTRFYKIINQCNLIVEHTEAMDNNLFEGGEAEKTKAIAEARFLRAYTFFYMQRVWGDVLLTKNVFTDPQNIPDMARSPEKETLDFCTEDLKYAVDNLDEGITKRFASKAAAQALLAHVYAWRHDYVNAEKMATEVIKGDFDLVDIKDYKSIWAGDSEETIFELPMTYSDSGNEFTKDFFNAFLADPTIKSKSLSSAWPIDVDLLNESFKVQDPASTDQRPTAVFRKVSANVWLLQKYDVVKYYNNNTSDYAVSNNLVLLRLADIYLLRAEAYAKTGQENLALGDLNKIRKRAGLSDISLSGEKLFEEIFNERRRELIGEGATQFDLIRMGLLGKLSEYSGYYTADRIANQGYYWPLNMRDLLPQNEKLTQNPWWKNH, from the coding sequence ATGAAATTAAAAACAATTGGAAAATATATCGGGATAGCAAGCATTTTGATGCTTGGAACATCCTGTTCGAAATATCTTAACTTGGAACCCCAAAATAGTACATACGATGATGTTTTTTGGAAAGACGGCAGTAATGTTGATCGCGCAAAATTAGGCGCTTATTCGTTGCTACGTGATGCACTTCGCAATAGTCGGTCGTTTTTTATTTTTGGAGATTTAGCTGCCGGAAATTTTCAGGTTGGTGGTGATTACTGGAATTATACCAGTCTGATTAAGGCGGGAGGATTTAAGTTTAGCTATGCCCCCTATTTGGAAGGATCATTGTGGAATTGGACACGATTTTATAAAATAATTAACCAATGTAATCTGATTGTCGAACATACAGAAGCAATGGATAATAACCTATTTGAAGGAGGTGAAGCTGAAAAAACAAAAGCTATTGCTGAAGCTCGTTTTTTGCGTGCCTATACGTTTTTCTATATGCAGCGTGTTTGGGGCGATGTATTATTGACTAAAAATGTCTTTACCGATCCGCAGAATATTCCTGATATGGCGCGAAGCCCTGAAAAGGAGACATTGGATTTTTGTACGGAAGATCTAAAATATGCCGTCGATAATCTGGATGAAGGGATTACAAAAAGATTTGCGTCTAAGGCAGCTGCACAAGCACTGTTAGCACATGTCTACGCTTGGCGCCATGATTATGTAAATGCTGAAAAAATGGCAACCGAAGTGATCAAAGGTGATTTTGATTTGGTTGATATTAAAGATTATAAGAGTATTTGGGCTGGAGATTCAGAAGAGACGATTTTTGAACTCCCAATGACCTATTCAGACAGTGGAAATGAATTCACTAAAGATTTCTTTAATGCCTTTCTTGCTGACCCGACGATAAAAAGCAAAAGCTTATCTTCTGCATGGCCAATAGATGTCGATCTGTTGAATGAGTCCTTTAAAGTACAAGATCCAGCTTCAACTGATCAAAGGCCGACAGCTGTTTTTAGAAAAGTTTCTGCCAATGTGTGGTTGTTGCAAAAATATGATGTTGTGAAGTATTATAATAATAATACTTCAGATTATGCGGTGAGTAATAATTTGGTATTACTGCGTTTGGCTGACATTTATTTATTACGTGCCGAAGCCTATGCTAAGACTGGGCAGGAGAATCTGGCGTTGGGAGATCTCAATAAGATTAGAAAACGTGCCGGACTTTCGGACATCAGTTTGAGTGGAGAAAAGTTGTTTGAAGAGATTTTCAATGAGCGTCGACGGGAATTAATTGGTGAAGGAGCTACGCAATTTGACTTAATTCGTATGGGGCTTTTAGGTAAATTGAGTGAATATTCGGGTTACTACACAGCAGACCGTATAGCTAACCAAGGGTATTATTGGCCGCTAAACATGCGTGATCTGTTACCACAAAATGAGAAATTAACACAAAACCCATGGTGGAAAAATCATTAA
- a CDS encoding fasciclin domain-containing protein: MKRLIYIILTVVVLGTMMYSCKKDGYFVGGDLHNPKINMTTYDWLKSNKDGVFDTVIMLIDKAGVKDKINKQGITFFAPTDYDIYNYVQARSIAMQRIDPEKKWTVDSMIKYELPRFADSIDMYIVNQTLQNDLLTENGTKYKNAKGKDVVVSYEPTDDTNLGYNEASSVRPRIVYFSYLFQALDNNVPASDIALPIGVRTRVQTSNAQTTTGVVHVLNNSHILFFYR, translated from the coding sequence ATGAAAAGACTTATATATATAATACTGACGGTAGTTGTCCTGGGGACGATGATGTATTCCTGTAAAAAGGATGGATATTTTGTTGGTGGGGATTTGCATAATCCTAAAATAAATATGACTACATATGACTGGCTAAAAAGTAATAAAGACGGCGTGTTCGATACGGTGATCATGTTGATAGATAAAGCTGGGGTAAAAGATAAAATTAACAAACAAGGTATTACCTTTTTTGCTCCTACAGATTATGATATTTACAATTATGTTCAGGCGAGATCTATTGCGATGCAACGTATTGATCCAGAAAAGAAATGGACTGTTGATTCTATGATTAAATATGAATTGCCGCGTTTTGCAGATTCTATCGATATGTATATTGTGAATCAAACGTTGCAAAATGATCTGTTGACAGAAAATGGTACAAAATATAAAAATGCAAAAGGTAAGGATGTAGTTGTTTCATATGAACCGACAGACGACACTAATTTAGGATATAATGAAGCTTCGTCGGTACGACCTCGAATAGTATACTTCTCCTATTTATTCCAGGCACTAGATAATAATGTGCCAGCGTCAGACATCGCGCTCCCTATTGGAGTTAGGACACGTGTGCAAACCTCAAATGCACAAACGACAACGGGCGTTGTTCACGTATTGAACAATAGCCATATCTTATTCTTTTATCGATAA
- a CDS encoding SusC/RagA family TonB-linked outer membrane protein, whose protein sequence is MKRLFCFLFLVPMFPNVKANNLNFWTSKQDTSEINEVDKRLLKGRLATLLQKQGVKDSLNLRNVETLPLVSIPEVLKGQIAGLYVQEATGEPGTPKNMVLRGLGSPLFEIKDAVNVQPAVFVNGIPIARDNNFAYSIQQYQFNRIGPGTDNFAGVDLSTVESIEVIKDPVKLAKLGPLAANGAIWILTKPGREGARQISIDTYVGLATKPVVTPVNAQYENMFRSIFYNKYGSVTDRLNYPGYLSDSTNVNYYGPANWNEEYYKNTPIYGGSIGIRGGNDRANFSFVGGYTKNASSADKTNIERYNALFNVNMAPFKWLNFGATINASRSLRDRNRSLRDRFGEASYVPDLSVPISPNKEMYAQYLDIYKAALDKNTVNFLNSLVTLDLYFLKNLKFNTSLGIDYSEGARQAFFPGSLMETNNYMSSYFGFNQRLVYNNRLEYNLEFQEQHKLDLTLGSSYTQDLYRYNYARAYDGPNDFIKVNVVDGDPNNAGYLTPIGGLYVNRYSNREDFRLHSLYLAAAYKYKNLLDLNAVLRYDGSSTMQPDSRWLMTPSFAAKYHLIPENEENLFSHLGVKASWARIGKPVFTSKFAIGPNYTADLNWGSEKSLVSYNGFAVASRPYSEGWVGYDIKWPYTDHAELTVDGTLLERKIDFDVSLYQKKDVNQLINSPIPAEYGYSGQIVNGLSVKNTGVDFNLSAKLLANPEALQWNTSLNLNYNQNKLIALPEGRQQLKVGNRLLKVGEAIDRFWLYENRGTYDTEASIPVQNGQKMQFDGVDFAAGDPIWKDQNGDFKINDEDRVLKGNAMPKLTGSFQNYFKFKGFDLNMQWYFALGQKALNQRASNKYNFINTENTNSLDGIREVFHWQQDVDINKYPIYNPWSPIVAYRVDQDLFLENASFLKLRSLTLGYDLAQLNNVKDKIKSIRRAYVYVSGTNLLTISKFSGADPELIDFNGYYTGYGLPLSPMVSLGIKLDL, encoded by the coding sequence ATGAAAAGACTATTTTGTTTTTTATTTCTTGTCCCTATGTTTCCAAATGTAAAGGCTAACAACCTTAACTTTTGGACTTCAAAACAAGATACTTCTGAAATCAATGAGGTTGACAAGCGATTGCTTAAAGGACGATTGGCTACCTTGTTACAAAAGCAGGGTGTCAAAGACAGTCTCAATTTAAGAAACGTTGAAACACTGCCTCTCGTCAGTATTCCGGAGGTTTTGAAGGGGCAAATTGCCGGTCTCTACGTACAAGAAGCGACAGGTGAACCAGGAACGCCAAAGAATATGGTGCTTCGGGGCTTAGGATCGCCATTGTTCGAAATCAAAGATGCGGTTAATGTACAACCAGCGGTATTTGTAAATGGGATACCCATTGCGAGAGACAACAACTTTGCGTATTCAATTCAACAGTATCAATTTAATCGTATTGGTCCAGGAACAGACAACTTTGCTGGTGTAGACCTCTCAACAGTAGAGTCCATTGAGGTAATAAAAGATCCTGTTAAATTAGCAAAATTGGGACCATTAGCTGCCAACGGTGCTATTTGGATTCTTACCAAACCAGGCCGGGAGGGCGCGCGCCAAATTTCTATTGATACCTATGTTGGCCTAGCAACAAAACCGGTAGTAACACCTGTAAATGCGCAATATGAAAACATGTTCCGATCAATATTCTATAATAAATATGGATCGGTCACGGATCGTTTGAACTATCCTGGTTATCTGAGTGATTCGACGAACGTAAATTATTATGGACCAGCAAACTGGAATGAAGAGTATTATAAAAATACACCTATTTATGGTGGAAGCATAGGTATTCGTGGGGGCAATGATCGCGCAAATTTTTCGTTTGTAGGGGGGTATACCAAGAACGCAAGCTCAGCCGACAAAACAAATATCGAGCGGTATAATGCCTTGTTTAACGTCAATATGGCACCCTTTAAATGGTTGAATTTTGGTGCCACCATCAATGCAAGCCGCAGCTTGAGAGATCGGAATCGTAGTCTCCGTGATCGATTCGGCGAAGCATCTTATGTTCCTGACCTTTCCGTGCCTATTTCGCCAAACAAGGAAATGTACGCACAATATCTGGACATCTATAAAGCTGCCTTAGATAAAAATACGGTCAATTTTTTGAATTCCTTAGTCACATTAGACCTTTATTTTCTCAAAAATCTAAAATTTAATACTTCCTTGGGGATTGATTATTCTGAAGGAGCTAGACAAGCTTTCTTCCCTGGTTCATTGATGGAAACCAATAACTATATGTCGAGTTATTTTGGTTTTAATCAACGCTTGGTGTATAATAACCGCTTGGAATATAACTTGGAATTCCAAGAACAGCATAAATTGGATTTGACCTTAGGATCTTCTTATACGCAAGATCTCTATCGTTACAATTATGCGCGTGCTTATGATGGACCAAATGATTTTATCAAGGTTAACGTTGTAGATGGCGACCCTAATAACGCTGGCTATTTGACACCAATAGGCGGGTTATATGTGAATCGTTATAGTAACCGCGAAGATTTCCGATTACATTCCCTGTACTTAGCCGCGGCTTATAAATATAAAAATCTTCTGGATCTAAATGCCGTTCTACGTTATGATGGTTCTTCAACAATGCAACCTGATTCGCGTTGGTTGATGACACCATCTTTCGCAGCGAAATACCATTTGATTCCCGAAAATGAAGAAAACTTATTTAGCCATTTGGGTGTAAAGGCCTCCTGGGCGAGAATTGGGAAACCGGTATTTACAAGTAAGTTTGCTATCGGACCAAATTATACGGCTGATCTAAATTGGGGATCAGAAAAATCATTGGTGTCCTATAATGGTTTTGCTGTTGCATCCAGACCTTATTCTGAAGGATGGGTAGGCTATGATATCAAATGGCCCTATACAGACCATGCCGAATTGACCGTTGACGGAACTTTATTGGAGAGAAAAATTGATTTTGACGTCTCTTTATACCAAAAGAAGGATGTAAATCAATTGATTAATTCACCCATTCCCGCTGAATACGGTTATTCTGGACAAATTGTAAACGGGCTCAGTGTTAAAAACACGGGTGTGGATTTCAATCTGTCTGCAAAACTACTTGCCAATCCAGAAGCGTTACAATGGAATACATCGCTTAACTTAAATTACAATCAAAATAAATTGATAGCACTTCCGGAGGGACGCCAACAGTTGAAGGTTGGTAATAGGCTATTAAAAGTAGGCGAGGCCATTGATCGGTTTTGGTTATACGAAAACCGGGGAACTTATGACACCGAAGCGAGTATCCCAGTTCAAAACGGTCAGAAAATGCAGTTTGACGGGGTGGATTTTGCAGCGGGAGATCCAATCTGGAAAGATCAAAACGGAGATTTTAAAATCAATGACGAAGATCGTGTCCTGAAAGGAAATGCAATGCCTAAGCTGACAGGTTCATTTCAAAACTATTTCAAATTCAAAGGTTTCGACCTAAATATGCAATGGTATTTTGCGCTCGGGCAGAAAGCCTTAAATCAGCGTGCTTCCAATAAGTATAACTTTATCAATACCGAAAATACCAACTCTCTGGATGGGATTCGCGAAGTATTCCACTGGCAACAAGATGTCGATATCAATAAATACCCGATTTATAACCCTTGGAGTCCGATTGTTGCATACCGTGTGGATCAAGATCTGTTTTTGGAAAATGCTTCTTTCTTGAAGTTGAGATCCTTGACTTTAGGCTACGATCTTGCTCAATTGAACAATGTAAAAGACAAGATTAAGAGCATCCGTAGAGCCTATGTTTACGTTTCAGGTACCAATTTGTTGACGATTTCCAAGTTTTCAGGTGCGGATCCTGAACTGATAGATTTTAATGGATATTATACGGGGTATGGCTTGCCATTATCTCCAATGGTTTCATTAGGTATTAAGTTAGATCTGTAA